The Schistocerca cancellata isolate TAMUIC-IGC-003103 chromosome 4, iqSchCanc2.1, whole genome shotgun sequence genome contains a region encoding:
- the LOC126184020 gene encoding uncharacterized protein LOC126184020 gives MNIKSSDGNPVLSKEGKAERWKEYIEGLYKGDVLEDNIVEMEEDVDEDEMGDTILREEEFDRALKDLSRNKVPGVDNIPLELLTALGELVLTKLYHLVSKMYETGEIPSDIKKNIIIPIPKKAGVDRC, from the coding sequence atgaatatcaagagctcagatggaaacccagttctaagcaaagaagggaaagcagagaggtggaaggagtatatagagggtctatacaagggcgacgtacttgaggacaatattgtggaaatggaagaggatgtagatgaagatgaaatgggagatacgatactgcgtgaagaagagtttgacagagcactgaaagacctgagtcgaaacaaggtcccgggagtagacaacattccattagaactactgacagccttgggagagctagtcctgacaaaactctaccatctggtgagcaagatgtatgagacaggcgaaataccctcagatatcaagaagaatataataattccaatcccaaagaaagcaggtgttgacagatgttga